In the genome of Fragaria vesca subsp. vesca unplaced genomic scaffold, FraVesHawaii_1.0 scf0512948, whole genome shotgun sequence, one region contains:
- the LOC101306777 gene encoding uncharacterized protein LOC101306777, with product MPYFLPNNLHEAGSSSASASPYMDPTLNMLHDTFPYASRYHQEENFDAPQETYSTFSNLNTGDYDKYNRMLEEAQTPVYEGCSETVLSSLMEHMSLKKKHRTSNEHFDDYSSFIKRLLPPANKLPSSHYNAKKILNDLGLGYVKIEACKNNCVLFYGDYKDAFKCLKCNASRWEDTLSPKGKRIPMKVLRYFPLTPRLQRLYMCGKTAEDMRWHGIPREDDDALIHPANGEAWKSFDLSFPDFAADVRNVRLGLSTDGFNNPYGNMNLSYSIWPVIVVCYNLPPWMLMKKEYNMLALLIPGPKSPGKCLDVYLRPLIDESNGLWENGALTFDKLTGTSFMMRASMMWTINDFPGYEMMSSHTTKGYKACPLCLTDINFSWHADRVCYMGARRWLPDDHEWRLDASNFDGKQEFGLKPREWSGNEILDLLNSFNFGPLTNDHEVLAQNPKRPSYLDN from the coding sequence ATGCCCTATTTCCTACCAAATAACTTGCATGAGGCTGGCTCATCTAGTGCTTCCGCCAGCCCTTATATGGATCCCACGTTGAACATGCTACATGATACTTTTCCATACGCTTCAAGATATCATCAGGAAGAGAATTTTGATGCACCCCAGGAAACATATTCTACTTTCTCGAACCTAAACACTGGTGATTATGATAAGTACAACAGGATGCTCGAAGAAGCGCAGACCCCGGTGTACGAGGGATGTTCAGAAACAGTTTTGAGTTCTCTTATGGAACATATGAGTCTGAAAAAGAAGCACAGGACCTCAAACGAACATTTTGATGACTATTCATCGTTTATCAAACGTTTGCTTCCTCCTGCAAACAAACTACCATCGAGTCATTACAATGCAAAAAAGATCCTGAACGACCTCGGTCTTGGTTATGTGAAAATTGAAGCTTGTAAGAATAATTGTGTTCTGTTTTACGGAGATTACAAAGACGCATTTAAATGTCTTAAGTGTAATGCGTCGAGGTGGGAAGATACTCTTTCCCCTAAAGGGAAACGGATTCCTATGAAGGTGCTTCGTTATTTCCCATTGACTCCTAGGTTGCAACGTCTCTACATGTGTGGAAAAACTGCTGAGgatatgagatggcacggtATTCCAAGGGAAGATGACGATGCGTTGATACACCCCGCAAATGGGGAAGCATGGAAATCCTTTGACTTATCATTTCCTGATTTCGCTGCAGACGTTCGAAATGTAAGGCTCGGACTCTCAACAGACGGGTTTAATAATCCCTATGGAAACATGAACTTGTCTTACAGTATCTGGCCtgttattgttgtttgttACAACCTGCCTCCCTGGATGttaatgaagaaggaatataaCATGTTGGCTCTGTTAATTCCAGGACCAAAGTCTCCAGgtaagtgtctcgatgtgtatttgagaccacTGATTGATGAGTCGAATGGgttatgggaaaatggagCATTGACTTTTGACAAGCTTACCGGtacttcattcatgatgagAGCATCAATGATGTGGACTATTAACGATTTTCCTGGTTACGAGATGATGTCCTCTCATACCACTAAAGGGTACAAAGCTTGTCCACTTTGCTTAACCGACATCAATTTTAgttggcacgctgatagggtgTGTTATATGGGAGCTCGTAGATGGCTTCCAGATGATCATGAATGGAGACTTGATGCAAGTAACTTCGATGGGAAACAAGAGTTTGGTCTGAAACCCCGAGAATGGAGTGGCAATGAAATTTTAGATTTATTGAACTCCTTTAACTTCGGACCTCTGACCAATGATCATGAAGTATTGGCTCAGAATCCTAAACGTCCTTCGTATCTTGACAATTAG